From Staphylothermus hellenicus DSM 12710, a single genomic window includes:
- a CDS encoding radical SAM protein — protein MPGFDPFKLSSIVYRGVARIRDGLEERRYYRFRGGRWYGGIATGDVVGCNLRCKFCWSWRYSFYTNKGFFQTPQQVYEKLTRIAEKRKYRYIRLSGGEPTITMKHLLQLLELLDQTKFVFILETNGLLIGYHREYAEELATYRKIAVRVSFKGTTPEEFEQLTGADKKYYEYQFKALENLIDAGLKPGEQVYPAVMLSFSPEENIRKFLDRLREIHSVLAQEIDPEYIILYPHVVELLRKNKLKPRIAYKPNGIPEFMI, from the coding sequence ATGCCTGGATTTGATCCATTCAAGTTATCCAGTATCGTATATAGAGGAGTTGCAAGGATTAGGGATGGTTTAGAAGAGAGAAGATATTATCGTTTCAGAGGAGGCAGATGGTATGGAGGCATAGCTACCGGCGATGTTGTCGGCTGTAATTTGAGATGCAAGTTTTGCTGGTCTTGGAGATATAGCTTCTATACTAATAAAGGATTCTTTCAAACCCCTCAACAAGTCTACGAGAAACTGACACGAATAGCTGAGAAGAGAAAATATAGGTATATTAGGCTTAGTGGGGGAGAACCAACTATTACTATGAAGCACCTACTACAATTACTTGAACTGCTTGATCAGACAAAATTTGTATTTATACTGGAGACAAACGGTTTATTAATAGGATATCATCGCGAATACGCTGAAGAACTTGCTACCTATAGAAAAATAGCTGTAAGAGTATCATTTAAAGGAACAACCCCTGAAGAATTCGAGCAGTTAACAGGGGCGGATAAGAAATACTATGAATACCAGTTTAAAGCATTAGAAAACCTAATAGATGCAGGTCTCAAACCCGGAGAACAAGTATATCCAGCAGTTATGCTTAGTTTCTCACCGGAAGAAAACATCAGGAAATTCCTAGATCGACTCAGAGAAATACATTCAGTATTAGCCCAAGAAATAGATCCAGAATACATAATACTATATCCACACGTAGTTGAATTATTGAGGAAAAACAAGTTAAAGCCTAGAATAGCCTATAAGCCTAATGGAATACCTGAATTCATGATTTAA